The following proteins come from a genomic window of Phnomibacter ginsenosidimutans:
- a CDS encoding FG-GAP-like repeat-containing protein, which produces MVSFNEVGTLKADEQYTVTTKVTAEVGANTGQVLSGPTNSTVETIVTGNVNGQIQQSSTTAVVNVNPSNTTKLIFSKYADNLINKDSTDSWTASWGDLNNDGWDDLFVTDRRLNKPNIAYLNNKQGGFTKMTNSQLVTDTGVTVSNSLIDIDNDGDIDVLAVNNTRHSNYFYTNVDGVFIRNKAVSFAETISYYHGAAFADYDNDGNNDLFLCNFFPTKYNELHRNFGSNTFKKEIADVIPTEANQSVGPTWADYDNDGFQDLFVPNGAGNKNSLFHNEGNGTFTKEQNAITAEGGQSVGSAWGDYDNDGDLDLIVTNSNKTGNFLYRNEGAGVFTKITNSPVATDKGASHGCSWADIDNDGDLDLYISNDKSYKFLYINDGKGGFTRKNDELVSYDFGNSFGHVWADYDHDGDLDMFVATHSNQPNVLFYNNGNSNNWISIKLTGVNANRNAIGARIYVDTENGMQMREVNAQSGFGGQSSLTQHIGLGNASAIRSITIVWPGGHREEITNVGINQLLSITEGTTIAIKAAVFFDANGNCQKDANEELMPRAAATVLRRTAMAGNTPNAGEKFISNDEGWIKMNLPAGNYSMQLLNEKQVTAGNCGPLEINIATNTTDTIWLPAQPTCSGSNASLLMGSTAIRKGMTNNQMTLVATNKGRSTATRLIINWKVPATIIPGTFNTTPFNVIASTENGVAMKTYQWEVTQLQPFRSNTIQFMHSNSSTVQIGNEIPMMAWLDGNQSNCSIGADTLRQTYKVVGAIDPNDIQVAPRGYGKEGLIHPTQELTYTIRFENVGNHPASDVVITDELPAGIDMSTLNIVSSSHEMSSMQVNNQKVTFSFENIFLPDSASSKEGSQGYIMFTVKPVTGIAAGTKLRNKASIQFDHYEAITTNEVLNTIQSAAQEQEEITVETWPNPAMDVVYINLKHKKGKYTRKSIRRVEFVDMNGRIIFSKMFGPNDEQRINIPETLNGFYMLKITDSDGKMYTHKIFVRKTM; this is translated from the coding sequence GTGGTAAGCTTTAATGAAGTGGGTACACTCAAAGCAGATGAACAATACACAGTGACCACAAAAGTAACCGCAGAAGTAGGAGCCAATACAGGACAGGTATTGAGTGGCCCAACCAATAGTACAGTGGAAACAATTGTAACGGGCAATGTAAACGGCCAGATACAACAGTCTTCTACTACGGCTGTGGTAAATGTGAATCCATCCAACACAACCAAACTCATTTTTAGCAAGTATGCCGACAATCTGATCAACAAAGACAGTACCGACTCCTGGACAGCCAGTTGGGGCGATTTGAACAACGATGGATGGGATGATTTATTTGTAACCGATCGCAGATTGAATAAGCCCAACATTGCTTACCTCAACAACAAGCAGGGTGGATTTACAAAAATGACAAACAGTCAATTAGTAACAGACACAGGTGTAACTGTAAGTAATAGCCTGATAGATATCGACAACGATGGCGATATTGATGTGCTGGCTGTAAACAATACCCGCCACAGCAATTATTTTTATACAAACGTAGATGGCGTATTCATTCGAAATAAAGCCGTGAGCTTTGCAGAAACTATTTCTTACTATCATGGTGCTGCCTTTGCCGACTATGATAATGATGGCAACAACGATTTATTTCTGTGCAACTTCTTTCCCACCAAATACAACGAACTGCACCGCAACTTTGGTAGCAATACCTTCAAAAAAGAAATAGCAGACGTTATACCTACAGAAGCCAACCAAAGTGTGGGACCAACCTGGGCCGATTATGATAATGATGGTTTTCAAGACCTGTTTGTACCCAATGGTGCAGGCAATAAAAACTCCCTGTTTCACAATGAAGGCAACGGCACATTTACCAAAGAACAAAACGCAATAACGGCTGAAGGCGGACAAAGCGTAGGTAGTGCGTGGGGCGACTACGACAATGATGGCGACCTCGATTTGATAGTGACCAACTCTAACAAAACAGGCAACTTTTTGTACAGAAACGAAGGTGCAGGTGTGTTTACCAAAATTACCAATAGCCCTGTAGCTACAGACAAAGGCGCATCGCATGGTTGCAGCTGGGCCGATATAGATAACGATGGTGATTTGGATTTGTACATCAGCAACGATAAGTCATACAAATTTTTATACATCAATGATGGCAAGGGTGGCTTTACAAGAAAAAATGACGAACTAGTAAGCTACGATTTTGGCAACTCATTTGGCCACGTGTGGGCAGACTACGATCATGATGGTGACCTCGATATGTTTGTGGCAACACACAGCAATCAACCCAATGTTCTTTTTTATAACAATGGCAATAGTAACAATTGGATTAGCATCAAACTCACCGGAGTAAATGCCAACAGAAATGCCATAGGTGCACGTATTTATGTAGACACTGAAAATGGCATGCAAATGCGTGAAGTAAATGCACAGAGTGGTTTCGGCGGGCAGAGCAGCCTCACCCAACATATTGGCTTAGGCAATGCAAGTGCTATTCGCAGCATTACCATTGTATGGCCAGGCGGCCATCGAGAAGAAATTACAAACGTGGGCATTAATCAACTGCTCAGCATTACAGAAGGCACAACAATAGCCATAAAAGCAGCCGTATTTTTTGATGCCAATGGCAACTGCCAAAAAGATGCAAATGAAGAATTGATGCCCCGTGCTGCAGCAACAGTGTTGCGTAGAACCGCAATGGCTGGCAACACACCAAACGCTGGTGAAAAGTTTATATCCAATGATGAAGGCTGGATAAAAATGAACCTGCCCGCTGGCAATTACAGCATGCAGTTATTGAATGAAAAACAAGTAACCGCTGGCAACTGTGGCCCATTAGAAATAAACATTGCAACAAATACCACAGATACAATTTGGCTGCCGGCGCAACCCACTTGTAGTGGCAGCAATGCCAGCTTGCTCATGGGCAGCACTGCCATTCGCAAGGGCATGACCAATAATCAAATGACACTGGTAGCAACCAACAAAGGACGCAGTACTGCAACCCGACTAATCATTAACTGGAAGGTGCCCGCTACCATTATACCCGGCACATTCAACACTACTCCTTTCAACGTGATAGCAAGCACTGAAAATGGTGTAGCCATGAAAACGTATCAGTGGGAAGTAACACAGCTGCAACCGTTTCGTTCCAACACTATACAATTCATGCACAGTAATAGTAGTACGGTACAAATAGGTAATGAAATACCTATGATGGCCTGGCTGGATGGCAACCAAAGCAACTGCAGTATCGGTGCAGATACTTTACGCCAAACATACAAAGTAGTAGGTGCCATTGACCCGAACGATATACAAGTAGCACCAAGAGGCTACGGAAAAGAAGGACTCATACATCCTACTCAGGAGCTTACATACACCATCCGTTTTGAAAATGTGGGTAATCATCCGGCAAGTGATGTGGTAATAACTGATGAGCTGCCGGCTGGCATAGATATGAGCACGTTGAATATTGTGAGCAGTAGCCACGAGATGAGCAGCATGCAGGTAAACAATCAAAAAGTGACTTTCAGTTTTGAAAATATTTTCCTGCCGGATAGCGCCTCGAGTAAAGAAGGCAGCCAGGGCTATATTATGTTCACTGTAAAACCTGTAACAGGCATAGCCGCAGGTACCAAGCTGCGCAATAAGGCTAGCATACAGTTCGATCATTATGAAGCTATAACTACGAACGAAGTACTGAACACTATTCAAAGTGCTGCACAGGAACAAGAAGAAATAACTGTAGAAACCTGGCCTAATCCTGCCATGGATGTAGTGTACATCAACCTGAAACATAAGAAAGGAAAGTACACCCGAAAATCAATTCGCAGGGTTGAATTTGTAGACATGAACGGCAGAATTATTTTCTCTAAAATGTTTGGCCCGAACGATGAACAGCGCATCAATATTCCGGAAACACTGAACGGATTTTATATGCTGAAGATTACAGATAGCGATGGCAAAATGTACACCCACAAAATATTTGTCCGCAAAACGATGTAA
- a CDS encoding Gfo/Idh/MocA family protein, producing the protein MSSSRRHFLQSSAVLSAGILLHPQSLFAAPAIDKVRLGFIGVGLRGQNHLDLSLRRSDVHVVSICDIDEGMLATSLKMVKDSGKPEPKIYKGDVHAYRKLLEAKDIDAIIISTPWEWHKPMIIDALERGIKYVGTEVMLGITLQDHWDVVKACEKHKAQVMQLENVCYRRDVMAVMNMVRQGVFGEIIHLQGGYQHDLRGVKFNDGKTPYDSGAEFGQKGYSEAKWRTQHSVDRNGDLYPTHGIGPVAMMIDINRGNRFTKLSSFASKARGLHDYVVKKGGADHPNAKVQFKLGDVVTTQIGCANGETILLQHDTNLPRPYSLGFRVQGTKGLWMDINKSIHIEGISKPHQWEAAKEWLDKYDHPLWKKYGNDAQGAGHGGMDFFVVHAFIESVKRQTVTPQDVYDAAAWSAITPLSEISVAEGKTVDFPDFTNGKWKNRKNTFAIDDSY; encoded by the coding sequence ATGTCATCTTCCCGTCGTCATTTTTTGCAATCTTCCGCTGTGCTGTCAGCAGGCATTTTGCTGCATCCTCAATCATTGTTTGCAGCTCCTGCTATAGATAAGGTGCGACTCGGTTTTATTGGTGTGGGCCTCCGCGGTCAAAACCATTTAGACCTGTCCCTGCGCCGCTCCGATGTGCATGTTGTTTCTATTTGTGATATTGATGAAGGTATGCTGGCCACCAGCCTGAAAATGGTGAAAGACAGTGGCAAGCCCGAGCCCAAAATTTATAAAGGCGATGTGCATGCCTACCGCAAATTGCTGGAGGCAAAAGATATTGATGCCATCATCATTTCTACTCCTTGGGAGTGGCACAAGCCCATGATTATTGATGCTTTGGAAAGAGGCATCAAATACGTGGGTACCGAAGTAATGCTGGGCATTACACTGCAAGACCACTGGGATGTGGTGAAGGCCTGCGAAAAACACAAAGCACAGGTAATGCAACTGGAGAACGTGTGCTACCGCCGCGATGTAATGGCCGTGATGAATATGGTGCGTCAGGGTGTGTTTGGCGAAATCATTCACCTGCAGGGCGGCTACCAGCACGACCTGCGTGGTGTGAAATTCAACGATGGCAAAACGCCTTATGATAGCGGTGCCGAGTTTGGCCAAAAAGGCTACAGCGAAGCCAAATGGCGAACACAACACAGCGTAGACCGCAATGGCGATTTGTATCCTACACACGGCATTGGACCTGTAGCAATGATGATTGATATCAACCGGGGCAACCGCTTCACAAAGCTAAGCTCGTTTGCCAGCAAGGCCCGTGGCCTGCACGACTATGTGGTGAAGAAAGGCGGCGCCGATCATCCGAATGCCAAAGTGCAGTTTAAACTGGGTGATGTAGTGACAACACAAATTGGGTGCGCCAATGGCGAAACCATTTTGCTGCAACACGATACCAATCTGCCACGTCCGTATTCACTCGGCTTCAGGGTGCAGGGCACCAAGGGCTTGTGGATGGATATTAACAAGAGCATACACATCGAAGGCATCAGCAAGCCACACCAGTGGGAAGCCGCCAAAGAATGGTTAGATAAATATGATCATCCGCTTTGGAAAAAGTACGGTAATGATGCACAAGGAGCAGGCCACGGCGGTATGGATTTCTTTGTGGTGCATGCCTTTATTGAAAGTGTAAAACGACAGACCGTTACGCCGCAGGATGTATACGATGCTGCTGCATGGAGTGCCATTACGCCGCTGTCAGAAATATCTGTGGCCGAAGGCAAAACAGTTGACTTTCCAGACTTTACCAATGGCAAATGGAAAAACAGAAAGAACACGTTTGCGATTGACGATAGTTATTAA
- a CDS encoding phosphotransferase enzyme family protein, whose translation MQEVKTICTAFGISPTAITPITQGLINQTYKVTDAGGDAFIVQQINTRIFQQPQQVQQNFVQLRAVLKHYYRMPELIPTAQNELMHTHGNEVWRCFTYMQDSYTPTGAISEELAYTTANCFGEYTRVLSAASPKLHTILPRFHDVSLRAEQLLQAKAGATPERLKLAARCLNELDNYDELLKRYKYWAAHPQYFPQRILHHDAKPSNILFNNKTQSVLCPIDLDTTQTGLCFSDLGDMIRSMVPSHEENEVRFADIEVRQSFLQALTEGYMDATHTLWTAQEKEALAYSGKMLLYMQAMRFLADFLNNDIYYQTKYELHNLDRTINQLTVLRQL comes from the coding sequence ATGCAAGAAGTAAAAACAATTTGTACGGCATTCGGCATAAGCCCAACAGCAATAACGCCAATTACACAGGGGCTGATTAATCAAACCTACAAAGTGACGGATGCCGGTGGCGATGCGTTTATAGTGCAGCAAATCAATACCCGCATTTTTCAACAGCCGCAGCAGGTGCAGCAAAACTTTGTACAGCTGCGGGCTGTATTGAAACACTATTACCGCATGCCCGAATTGATACCAACTGCACAAAATGAATTGATGCATACGCATGGCAATGAAGTGTGGCGTTGTTTTACATACATGCAAGATAGTTACACGCCAACTGGAGCCATCTCCGAAGAGCTGGCTTACACTACGGCAAATTGTTTTGGCGAATACACTCGTGTTCTCAGTGCAGCTTCTCCCAAACTGCATACTATTTTACCACGGTTTCATGATGTATCGTTAAGAGCTGAACAATTGCTACAGGCAAAAGCCGGTGCTACACCAGAGCGGTTGAAGCTGGCGGCCAGATGCCTGAACGAATTAGATAATTACGATGAACTGCTGAAGCGATACAAATATTGGGCGGCGCATCCGCAGTATTTTCCGCAGCGCATTTTGCATCACGATGCCAAACCCAGCAATATCTTATTCAATAACAAAACGCAAAGTGTATTGTGTCCCATTGATTTGGATACAACGCAAACAGGTTTATGCTTCAGCGATTTGGGCGACATGATACGCAGCATGGTGCCCAGTCATGAAGAAAATGAGGTTCGCTTTGCAGACATCGAAGTGCGGCAATCATTTTTGCAAGCCCTTACCGAAGGCTATATGGACGCCACTCATACCCTGTGGACTGCTCAAGAAAAAGAAGCCTTGGCTTACAGCGGCAAAATGCTGTTGTACATGCAGGCCATGCGTTTTCTCGCCGACTTTCTCAACAACGATATTTATTATCAGACGAAATACGAGCTGCACAATCTGGACCGTACCATTAATCAGTTGACTGTATTGCGTCAGCTATAA
- a CDS encoding M43 family zinc metalloprotease, whose protein sequence is MLNKAFGTTGTAAAPFNLGRTATHEVGHWANLRHIWGDATCGNDQVGDTPPHNTANYGCPAQGHKSTCTGTPNELWMNYMDYTDDRCMYMFSTGQKDRMLAVFAAGGPRAGFSL, encoded by the coding sequence ATCCTGAACAAAGCCTTTGGTACTACCGGCACAGCTGCCGCACCTTTCAACCTCGGCCGTACTGCTACGCATGAAGTAGGCCACTGGGCTAACCTGCGCCACATTTGGGGCGATGCTACCTGCGGCAACGACCAGGTGGGCGATACTCCTCCGCACAACACCGCCAACTACGGTTGCCCTGCACAAGGCCATAAGAGCACTTGTACCGGCACACCAAACGAGTTGTGGATGAACTACATGGACTACACCGACGACCGTTGTATGTACATGTTCAGTACTGGTCAAAAAGACCGCATGCTGGCAGTATTTGCCGCTGGTGGTCCACGTGCCGGATTCTCTCTTTAA
- a CDS encoding DegT/DnrJ/EryC1/StrS family aminotransferase, protein MPGFELWGAEERKEVNDVLETGVLMRYGFDGPRKGMWKAVELETAICQTFGCKHAQLTSSGTAALTTAMSALGIGYGDEVIMPSFTFVASFEAVLSVGAIPVLVDIDESLTLDPAAVKAAITPRTKCIMPVHMCGSMAHMSELKAICKANNLLLLEDACQSIGGTYKGQALGTIGHAGTFSFDYVKTITCGEGGVVMTNDEDIYEKCDGYTDHGHDHKGVDRGADLHPFIGYNFRISELNAAVGLAQIRKLDQILAIQRRNNKTLRSYLEQVPGISFRVVPDPEGDNASFLSWFLPTAEQTQAVVDELKAQGILAGNFYWFNNNWHYIRKWDHLKFAATLNNMNPMQKEALDKLAETSFPVSDGIMSRCISTAISLSWTEEQLKEKGEKMLAAINKALLVNA, encoded by the coding sequence ATGCCTGGTTTTGAACTTTGGGGCGCCGAAGAACGCAAAGAAGTAAATGATGTACTGGAAACTGGTGTGCTGATGCGCTACGGCTTCGACGGACCCCGTAAAGGCATGTGGAAAGCAGTTGAACTGGAAACAGCCATTTGCCAGACTTTTGGTTGCAAGCATGCCCAGCTTACCAGCAGTGGTACCGCCGCTCTTACCACTGCCATGAGTGCTTTAGGCATTGGCTATGGCGACGAAGTGATTATGCCGAGCTTTACGTTTGTGGCCAGCTTTGAGGCTGTGCTGAGCGTTGGCGCCATTCCTGTTTTGGTTGATATTGATGAAAGCCTGACACTGGATCCGGCAGCGGTAAAAGCAGCCATTACGCCACGCACCAAATGCATCATGCCCGTGCACATGTGCGGCAGCATGGCCCACATGAGTGAACTCAAAGCCATCTGCAAAGCCAACAACCTGCTGCTGCTGGAAGACGCCTGCCAAAGTATTGGTGGCACGTACAAAGGTCAGGCATTGGGCACCATTGGCCATGCCGGCACGTTCAGCTTCGATTATGTAAAGACCATTACCTGCGGTGAAGGCGGTGTGGTAATGACTAACGATGAAGACATTTATGAAAAATGCGATGGCTATACCGACCATGGCCACGACCATAAAGGCGTAGACCGTGGTGCCGATTTGCATCCGTTTATCGGCTACAACTTCCGCATCAGCGAACTCAATGCTGCCGTGGGTTTGGCACAAATCCGCAAGCTCGACCAGATACTGGCCATACAGCGCCGCAACAATAAAACATTACGCAGCTATCTGGAACAGGTGCCGGGTATCAGCTTCCGAGTTGTGCCCGATCCTGAAGGTGACAATGCCTCATTCCTCAGCTGGTTTTTGCCCACTGCCGAGCAAACACAAGCGGTAGTAGATGAACTGAAAGCGCAAGGCATTTTGGCTGGCAATTTCTATTGGTTCAACAACAACTGGCACTACATCCGCAAGTGGGATCACCTGAAGTTTGCAGCCACGCTTAACAACATGAACCCAATGCAAAAAGAAGCGCTGGATAAGTTGGCTGAAACCAGTTTCCCTGTGAGTGATGGTATTATGAGCCGTTGCATCAGCACGGCCATCAGCCTGAGCTGGACAGAAGAACAACTGAAAGAAAAAGGCGAAAAAATGCTGGCAGCCATTAATAAAGCATTGCTGGTAAACGCATAA
- a CDS encoding glycoside hydrolase family 10 protein, which yields MKLFRFIASLMLVSSMYTAQAQQPEFRAAWIATVENIDWPSRKGLSTEEQKKEFISILEMHRRNGMNAIVMQIRPVADAFYPNPYEPWSEYLTGKQGQAPSPYYDPLQFMIEETHKRGMEFHAWLNPYRAVFNIARSSVASNHPTKVHPEWFVDYGDATVVKRYYNPGLPEVQNYLTDIIRDLVKRYDVDGVHFDDYFYPYRIPGKEFPDAKTFQQYGKGMTKDQWRRSNVDSIIVKLHRVIREEKPWVKFGISPFGVWRNKSQDPNGSNTQAGQTNYDDLYADILLWLRKGWIDYVVPQLYWEIGFEKADYTTLIDWWSKNSFGRHCYIGLAPYRANSNTAWKDKTQLPRQIQLSRTTPNIQGQVYFSSKSFNNNPNGWNDSLRNNYYKVQVPTPPMPWLPKKPAGK from the coding sequence ATGAAACTGTTTCGTTTTATTGCCAGCCTGATGCTGGTGAGCAGCATGTATACAGCTCAGGCACAACAACCCGAATTCAGGGCTGCATGGATAGCCACTGTAGAAAACATAGATTGGCCCAGCCGCAAGGGCTTGAGTACCGAAGAGCAAAAAAAGGAATTCATCAGCATTTTGGAGATGCACCGCCGCAATGGTATGAATGCGATTGTGATGCAAATCCGACCAGTAGCCGATGCCTTTTACCCCAACCCCTACGAGCCATGGAGTGAGTACCTCACCGGCAAGCAAGGGCAGGCACCATCACCCTATTACGATCCGCTGCAGTTTATGATTGAAGAAACCCACAAACGGGGCATGGAGTTTCATGCATGGCTCAACCCCTATCGTGCTGTGTTCAATATTGCCCGAAGCAGTGTGGCGTCAAACCATCCTACCAAAGTTCACCCGGAGTGGTTTGTAGATTATGGCGATGCGACCGTTGTAAAACGCTACTATAACCCCGGCCTGCCCGAGGTACAAAACTATCTGACCGATATCATTCGCGACTTGGTAAAACGCTACGATGTAGATGGTGTTCATTTCGACGATTACTTCTATCCTTACCGTATTCCCGGCAAAGAGTTTCCGGATGCGAAAACGTTTCAACAATATGGTAAAGGCATGACCAAAGACCAGTGGCGCCGCAGCAATGTAGACAGCATTATTGTGAAACTGCACAGGGTAATCCGGGAAGAAAAACCCTGGGTAAAATTTGGCATCAGTCCTTTTGGGGTGTGGCGCAACAAAAGCCAAGACCCCAACGGCAGCAATACGCAAGCCGGCCAAACCAACTACGATGATTTATATGCCGACATTTTACTTTGGCTGCGCAAAGGCTGGATTGATTATGTTGTACCTCAACTGTATTGGGAAATTGGTTTTGAAAAAGCAGACTATACTACCTTGATAGATTGGTGGAGTAAAAACAGTTTTGGCCGCCACTGCTATATTGGTTTGGCTCCTTACCGGGCCAATAGCAATACTGCCTGGAAAGACAAAACTCAATTGCCGCGGCAAATTCAGCTGTCCAGAACTACGCCCAATATTCAGGGTCAGGTATATTTTAGTAGCAAGAGCTTCAACAACAACCCCAACGGTTGGAATGATAGCCTGAGAAATAACTATTACAAGGTGCAGGTGCCTACACCACCCATGCCTTGGCTACCCAAAAAGCCTGCTGGTAAATAA
- a CDS encoding MarR family winged helix-turn-helix transcriptional regulator, with translation MGIEYALRQQTYRNDCQKAMMNLILTHNWVMEKMKEHLDHFNLTNQQYNILRILRTAEEPLSTMQIRDRMLDKMSDTSRIVDRLVLKGLVQKSVSLHDKRLVDVVISEKGMELLAEIDNHDHKMDGILGNLDEAEIATLSQLLDKARAIEAQQEVPFLRAVM, from the coding sequence ATGGGCATTGAGTACGCATTGCGTCAACAAACCTACAGGAATGATTGTCAGAAGGCTATGATGAACCTTATCCTTACCCATAACTGGGTGATGGAAAAGATGAAAGAGCACCTCGATCATTTTAATTTAACCAATCAGCAGTACAACATTTTGCGCATCCTTCGCACCGCAGAAGAGCCTCTCAGCACTATGCAAATCCGCGACAGAATGCTCGACAAAATGAGTGACACCAGCCGTATTGTAGACCGTCTGGTGCTGAAAGGTCTGGTACAGAAATCTGTATCGCTGCACGACAAACGCTTGGTAGATGTCGTAATTTCTGAAAAAGGCATGGAGCTTTTGGCTGAAATCGATAATCATGACCACAAGATGGATGGCATTCTTGGCAACCTCGACGAAGCAGAAATTGCTACGCTGAGCCAATTGCTGGATAAAGCCAGAGCCATTGAAGCACAACAGGAAGTTCCCTTTCTGAGAGCTGTAATGTAA
- a CDS encoding radical SAM/SPASM domain-containing protein, with translation MLYLILYFQGEPYLNPQFLDMVKYAHTKGIYTATSTNAHYLTHEKARQTVESGLDRLIISIDGTTQDVYQSYRVGGKLEKVLEGARNIVYWKKALNSKTPFVFFQFLVVKPNEHQIADIKKLAKDIGVDQVRFKTAQVYDYETDPNQLIPTIDKYSRYRKNGQGQMEIKSGLQNHCWRLWSGNVITWDGLVVPCCFDKDAMHQLGNLQRQSFREVWQNDNYQQFRRELMTSRKNIDICANCSEGLKVWEK, from the coding sequence TTGTTGTACCTCATTCTCTATTTTCAAGGTGAGCCGTACCTCAATCCGCAGTTTTTAGACATGGTAAAGTATGCCCACACTAAGGGCATTTACACCGCCACCAGCACCAACGCTCATTACCTGACCCATGAAAAAGCCCGCCAAACGGTAGAAAGCGGCCTCGACCGCCTCATCATCAGCATTGACGGCACCACACAAGACGTGTACCAAAGCTATCGGGTAGGTGGCAAGCTCGAAAAAGTGCTGGAAGGTGCCCGCAACATTGTATACTGGAAAAAAGCCCTCAACAGCAAGACGCCTTTTGTGTTTTTTCAGTTTTTGGTGGTAAAGCCCAACGAGCACCAAATTGCCGATATCAAAAAGCTGGCAAAAGATATTGGTGTGGATCAGGTACGGTTTAAAACTGCACAGGTGTACGATTACGAAACCGACCCCAACCAACTCATTCCCACTATTGACAAATACAGCCGCTACCGCAAAAACGGACAAGGCCAAATGGAAATTAAAAGTGGCCTGCAAAACCATTGCTGGCGCCTGTGGAGCGGCAATGTCATCACTTGGGATGGTTTGGTGGTACCCTGTTGCTTCGACAAAGATGCCATGCACCAACTGGGCAATTTACAACGCCAGTCTTTCCGCGAAGTGTGGCAAAATGATAACTACCAACAGTTTAGAAGAGAACTCATGACCAGCCGCAAAAACATCGACATCTGTGCCAATTGCAGCGAGGGTCTAAAAGTTTGGGAGAAATGA
- a CDS encoding toxin-antitoxin system YwqK family antitoxin — protein MLQQVLLCAGLCSVLASANAQQFSGQFTSLLSQEVLIQHASGQQHADAAHLSVTMPASLQQSAEAHWPPSLMKQVVRWQKAPFGRHASIVTGWYANGQKALTVTMRQQHLHGNWQSWYSNGQHRDSGRLEHNQPDGMWKLWHANGQLRSVRIYNANKHDMIQLALRQQNPKLTFQPLAVQSLKHPEQLHRHTRANAVLPAMAGEETAPDLPFSAGLPHGVVEDYFANGQPVIVGQYNTGLKEGPWQYYAANGQLSASGYYWQGHRHGAWKVYTENGKLKLLQEYVHGRLVHSKQYHR, from the coding sequence ATGCTACAACAAGTACTCCTTTGCGCAGGGCTATGCTCTGTTTTGGCTTCGGCCAATGCCCAACAGTTTTCCGGTCAGTTTACTTCATTGCTCAGTCAGGAAGTGTTGATACAACACGCCTCAGGACAGCAACATGCCGATGCGGCTCACCTGAGTGTAACCATGCCGGCATCGCTGCAGCAATCTGCCGAAGCACATTGGCCGCCATCGCTGATGAAGCAAGTGGTGCGGTGGCAAAAAGCACCTTTTGGCAGGCATGCCAGTATTGTAACCGGCTGGTATGCCAACGGGCAAAAAGCACTAACAGTAACCATGCGGCAGCAGCATTTGCATGGCAACTGGCAAAGCTGGTACAGCAATGGCCAGCACCGCGATAGCGGCCGTTTGGAACACAATCAGCCCGACGGCATGTGGAAGCTTTGGCATGCCAATGGCCAACTGCGCAGTGTACGCATCTACAATGCCAATAAACACGATATGATACAACTGGCTTTGCGCCAGCAAAACCCCAAATTAACTTTCCAGCCTTTGGCTGTACAGTCGCTCAAACATCCTGAGCAATTGCACCGGCATACACGGGCCAATGCTGTTTTGCCTGCCATGGCTGGTGAAGAAACAGCCCCAGATTTGCCTTTTTCTGCGGGGCTGCCACATGGGGTGGTAGAAGATTATTTTGCCAACGGCCAGCCAGTAATTGTAGGACAATACAACACAGGTTTGAAAGAAGGTCCCTGGCAATACTATGCAGCAAACGGCCAGTTGTCGGCCAGTGGATACTATTGGCAAGGCCACCGGCATGGTGCCTGGAAAGTGTACACAGAAAACGGTAAGCTGAAACTGCTGCAAGAATATGTGCATGGCAGGCTGGTACACAGTAAGCAATACCATCGTTAG